One genomic region from Ralstonia pickettii DTP0602 encodes:
- a CDS encoding XRE family transcriptional regulator — protein MRIASVEDDPDQAELIRQILGEAGFECESFANGADLLRALRERAYDLLMVDWQLPGTSGYELVSWVRQKSGNMPPILFVTSRTDEADIVAGLTVGADDYMLKPIRAGELIARVRSLLRRAYPEAAQEVELIRRGNYTVDPRTRTIAIGGQAALLSPREYELALFLFRNTGRLLAREVVEQAVWGRAMGAGSRTLDTHISRLRLKLALRAENGVRLTSVYSHGYRFEEISAADAEANEAGADA, from the coding sequence ATGCGTATTGCCTCCGTGGAGGATGATCCGGATCAGGCCGAACTGATCCGGCAGATATTGGGCGAGGCCGGCTTCGAGTGCGAGTCCTTCGCCAACGGCGCGGACCTGCTGCGCGCGCTGCGCGAGCGCGCCTACGACCTGCTGATGGTCGACTGGCAACTGCCCGGGACCAGCGGCTACGAACTGGTCAGCTGGGTGCGGCAGAAGTCCGGCAACATGCCGCCGATCCTGTTCGTCACCAGCCGCACCGACGAGGCCGACATCGTCGCGGGCCTCACCGTCGGCGCCGACGACTACATGCTCAAGCCTATCCGCGCCGGCGAACTGATCGCCCGCGTGCGCTCGCTGCTGCGCCGCGCCTATCCCGAGGCCGCGCAGGAAGTCGAGCTGATCCGGCGCGGCAACTACACCGTCGATCCGCGCACGCGCACCATCGCCATCGGCGGCCAGGCGGCCCTGCTGTCGCCGCGCGAGTACGAGCTGGCGCTGTTCCTGTTCCGCAATACCGGCCGCCTGCTGGCGCGCGAGGTGGTGGAGCAGGCCGTCTGGGGCCGCGCCATGGGCGCGGGCTCGCGCACGCTCGACACGCATATCTCGCGGCTGCGCCTGAAGCTGGCGCTGCGCGCCGAGAATGGCGTGCGGCTGACATCCGTGTATTCGCACGGCTACCGGTTTGAAGAAATCTCCGCGGCCGACGCGGAGGCAAACGAGGCCGGGGCGGATGCGTAG
- a CDS encoding OmpR family response regulator, giving the protein MAGIGFELRKMLRRDNLSGMLGAYAYAGIISSGPWILSIVGILLIGMLSLPFVVPGTLITQFQVSVTYLIAGSLILTGPMQLSFTRFTSDRLFEKRDHLVLSNYHAVALLVTVLSGGTGLACAVFSFGEQSVLYRLLMVAGFVVLSNIWIAAIFLSGMKQYKAIVWTFLLGYAISVGAALALRGHGLEGLLGGFVAGQLCLLTGMVTLIYRNYTSRQFMTFEVFERRYAYPSLVAIGLLYNLGIWIDKFMFWYAPSTGQQVIGPLHASIIYDIPVFLAYLAIIPGMAVFLVRIETDFVEYYDAFYNAVRGGSSLEHIEDMRNTMVQTIRLGLYEIVKVQAIAALLLFVVGAWVLRLLGISELYMPLLYVDVIGASLQVVLLGVLNIYFYLDRRREVLLLTATFVVLNLALTALTLRLGPAWYGYGFAVSLLVVVALALYLLDRKLDRLEYETYMLQ; this is encoded by the coding sequence ATGGCGGGCATTGGATTCGAGCTGCGCAAGATGCTGCGCCGGGACAACCTCTCCGGCATGCTGGGCGCCTATGCGTACGCGGGCATCATCAGCTCCGGGCCGTGGATCCTGTCGATCGTCGGCATCCTGCTGATTGGCATGCTGAGCCTGCCCTTCGTGGTGCCGGGCACGCTGATCACGCAGTTCCAGGTGTCGGTGACCTACCTGATCGCGGGCAGCCTGATCCTGACCGGGCCGATGCAGCTGTCGTTCACGCGCTTTACTTCCGACCGGCTGTTCGAGAAGCGCGACCACCTGGTGCTGAGCAACTACCACGCGGTGGCGCTGCTGGTGACCGTGCTGTCGGGCGGCACCGGCCTGGCCTGCGCAGTGTTCAGCTTCGGCGAGCAGTCGGTGCTGTACCGGCTGCTGATGGTGGCCGGCTTCGTGGTGCTGAGCAATATCTGGATCGCCGCGATCTTCCTGTCCGGCATGAAGCAGTACAAGGCCATCGTCTGGACCTTCCTGCTCGGCTACGCGATTTCGGTGGGCGCCGCGCTGGCGCTGCGCGGCCACGGGCTGGAAGGGCTGCTGGGCGGCTTCGTCGCCGGCCAGCTGTGCCTGCTGACCGGCATGGTGACGCTGATCTACCGCAACTACACCAGCCGCCAGTTCATGACGTTCGAGGTGTTCGAGCGTCGCTACGCCTACCCCAGCCTGGTGGCGATCGGCCTGCTGTACAACCTCGGCATCTGGATCGACAAGTTCATGTTCTGGTACGCGCCGTCCACCGGGCAACAGGTGATCGGTCCGCTGCACGCGTCGATCATCTACGACATCCCGGTGTTCCTGGCCTACCTGGCGATCATCCCGGGCATGGCGGTGTTCCTGGTGCGCATTGAGACCGATTTTGTCGAGTACTACGACGCGTTCTACAACGCGGTGCGCGGCGGCAGCTCGCTCGAGCATATCGAGGACATGCGCAACACCATGGTCCAGACCATCCGGCTGGGGCTGTACGAGATCGTCAAGGTGCAGGCCATCGCCGCGCTGCTGCTGTTCGTGGTGGGCGCGTGGGTGCTGCGGCTGCTGGGTATTTCCGAGCTGTACATGCCGCTGCTCTACGTGGACGTAATCGGCGCCAGCCTGCAGGTGGTGTTGCTGGGCGTGCTCAACATCTATTTCTACCTGGACCGGCGCCGCGAGGTGCTGCTGCTGACCGCCACCTTCGTGGTGCTGAACCTTGCGCTGACGGCGCTGACGCTGCGGCTGGGGCCGGCCTGGTATGGCTACGGGTTTGCGGTGTCGCTGCTGGTCGTGGTGGCGCTGGCGCTGTACCTGCTGGACCGCAAGCTGGACCGTCTGGAGTACGAAACCTACATGCTGCAGTAG
- a CDS encoding glycosyl transferase family 1, whose protein sequence is MSEILLKGTSADVMLLLEGTFPYVSGGVSSWVNQMIRAFPDVRFGIVFIGSRRQDYGDMAYRLPPNVVHLETHFLYDFPPPPMVHGSSGDPAAFDASDRLHDLLRQPGHEAEAGAMIRALMPALREGGALGEDAFLYSRRAWQTITDQYRSFCTDPSFTDYFWTVRIMHKPLWQLMRIADGLIPAQVYHTVSTGYAGFLGALLRHRNQRPLLVSEHGIYTKERKIDLFQSQWIRDNRNVFERDISQISYFRELWVRFFETLGRVCYDAGDDIVALYEGNRRRQVLDGAPEARTRSIPNGIDLPRLAPLRDQRKPGVPPVLCLIGRVVPIKDVKTFIRAMLTVVREYPEAEGWIAGPEDEDPEYARECRSLAQSLGLGDKVRFLGFQRIDALLPQVGVLVLSSISEALPLVVLEGFAAGVPCVTTDVGSCRELLFGLPGEDAALGAAGGVVRIADPAALAGEALALLKDPARWQAAQAAGVARVERYYTQQRMVGSYRDLYQRLMAQPDGAGHDRRGGGNPARCPVHGGA, encoded by the coding sequence ATGAGCGAGATCCTGCTGAAAGGGACGTCGGCCGACGTCATGCTGCTGCTCGAAGGCACCTTCCCCTATGTGAGCGGCGGCGTATCGAGCTGGGTCAACCAGATGATTCGCGCGTTCCCCGACGTGCGCTTCGGCATCGTCTTCATTGGCAGCCGGCGCCAGGACTATGGCGACATGGCCTACCGGCTGCCGCCCAACGTGGTCCACCTGGAAACCCATTTCCTGTACGATTTCCCGCCGCCGCCGATGGTCCACGGCAGTTCCGGCGATCCCGCCGCGTTCGACGCCTCGGACCGGCTGCACGACCTGCTGCGCCAGCCCGGCCACGAAGCCGAAGCCGGCGCCATGATCCGCGCGCTGATGCCGGCGCTGCGCGAGGGCGGGGCGCTGGGCGAAGACGCCTTCCTGTACAGCCGCCGCGCCTGGCAGACCATCACCGACCAGTACCGGAGCTTCTGCACCGACCCGTCGTTCACGGACTATTTCTGGACCGTGCGCATCATGCACAAGCCGCTGTGGCAGCTGATGCGCATTGCCGACGGCCTGATCCCGGCGCAGGTCTACCACACCGTTTCCACCGGCTACGCGGGCTTTCTCGGCGCGCTGCTGCGCCACCGCAACCAGCGCCCGCTGCTGGTGTCGGAGCACGGCATCTACACCAAGGAACGCAAGATCGACCTGTTCCAGAGCCAGTGGATCCGCGACAACCGCAATGTGTTCGAGCGCGACATCTCCCAGATCAGCTACTTCCGCGAGCTGTGGGTGCGCTTTTTCGAGACGCTGGGGCGGGTCTGCTATGACGCCGGCGATGACATCGTCGCGCTGTATGAAGGCAACCGGCGCCGCCAGGTGCTCGATGGCGCCCCCGAGGCGCGCACGCGCAGCATCCCCAACGGCATCGACCTGCCGCGCCTCGCGCCGCTGCGCGACCAGCGCAAGCCGGGCGTGCCGCCGGTGCTGTGCCTGATCGGCCGGGTGGTGCCGATCAAGGACGTCAAGACCTTCATCCGCGCGATGCTCACGGTGGTGCGCGAGTACCCGGAGGCCGAAGGCTGGATCGCCGGCCCGGAGGACGAGGATCCGGAATATGCGCGCGAATGCCGCAGCCTGGCGCAGAGCCTGGGGCTGGGTGACAAGGTCAGGTTCCTCGGCTTCCAGCGCATCGACGCGCTGCTGCCGCAGGTGGGCGTGCTGGTGCTGAGCTCGATCAGCGAGGCGCTGCCGCTGGTGGTGCTCGAAGGCTTTGCCGCCGGCGTGCCGTGCGTGACCACCGACGTGGGCTCATGCCGCGAGCTGCTGTTCGGCCTGCCCGGCGAGGATGCCGCGCTGGGCGCCGCCGGCGGCGTGGTGCGCATTGCCGACCCCGCGGCGCTGGCCGGCGAGGCCCTGGCGCTGCTGAAAGACCCGGCGCGCTGGCAGGCGGCGCAGGCGGCGGGCGTTGCCCGGGTGGAGCGCTACTACACCCAGCAGCGCATGGTGGGCAGCTACCGCGACCTGTACCAACGGCTGATGGCGCAACCCGACGGCGCCGGGCATGACCGGCGCGGCGGCGGCAATCCCGCGCGCTGCCCGGTCCACGGAGGAGCCTGA
- a CDS encoding lipopolysaccharide N-acetylglucosaminyl transferase: MFKLGAGGLAAQLAALALLARAGNSTALLLAFVGMQAVAAALTALVLWRLLPRRMRVPFAWSYGFLALFCFFVPLGGVLVWFGSYLFSKLFPRRTDASGIGTVGLPEFVTHLMARVTHGGGARLRAQLGNARAPLPERLTALVAMQSMPARTASPVLRELLADSADDIRLLAYGMLDGAEKQLTQQILAELPRLESAASAVERAEINKRLADLYWELIYQNLVQGDVYRYTASQVERYAGAALEHDDRNASLWYMRGRLALVRNAPREAREWLQRAESLGFARERVLPLLAEAAYLERDYAAVRQLMASFDSPSPLPLVRPLLRYWQSGAQAGAQS; this comes from the coding sequence ATGTTTAAGCTCGGCGCCGGCGGCCTGGCCGCGCAGCTCGCCGCGCTGGCCTTGCTGGCCCGCGCCGGCAACAGTACCGCGCTGCTGCTGGCCTTTGTCGGCATGCAGGCGGTGGCGGCCGCGCTGACCGCTCTGGTGCTGTGGCGCCTGCTGCCGCGGCGCATGCGCGTGCCGTTCGCGTGGAGCTACGGCTTTCTCGCGCTGTTCTGCTTTTTCGTGCCGCTGGGCGGCGTGCTGGTGTGGTTTGGCAGCTATCTGTTCTCGAAACTGTTCCCACGACGCACGGACGCCAGCGGCATCGGCACCGTGGGCCTGCCCGAGTTCGTCACGCACCTGATGGCGCGCGTCACGCACGGCGGCGGCGCACGCCTGCGTGCGCAGCTGGGCAACGCGCGTGCGCCGTTGCCTGAGCGCCTGACCGCGCTGGTGGCGATGCAGTCGATGCCGGCGCGCACCGCCAGCCCGGTGCTGCGCGAGCTGCTGGCCGACAGCGCCGACGATATCCGCCTGCTCGCCTACGGCATGCTGGACGGCGCCGAGAAGCAGCTGACCCAGCAGATCCTGGCCGAGCTGCCGCGGCTGGAAAGCGCCGCCAGTGCCGTCGAGCGCGCCGAGATCAACAAGCGCCTGGCCGATCTCTACTGGGAGCTGATCTACCAGAACCTGGTGCAGGGCGACGTCTACCGCTACACCGCCAGCCAGGTCGAGCGCTATGCCGGCGCGGCGCTGGAGCATGACGACCGCAACGCCTCGCTGTGGTACATGCGCGGCCGGCTGGCGCTGGTGCGCAACGCCCCGCGCGAAGCGCGCGAATGGCTGCAGCGCGCCGAATCCCTCGGCTTTGCGCGCGAACGCGTGCTGCCGCTGCTGGCCGAAGCCGCTTACCTGGAACGCGACTACGCCGCGGTGCGCCAGCTGATGGCATCGTTCGACAGTCCCTCGCCGCTCCCGCTGGTGCGGCCCCTGCTGCGTTACTGGCAGTCCGGAGCACAAGCCGGAGCGCAATCATGA
- a CDS encoding sugar ABC transporter yields MANPADNTHRARQGQGIGLGGRYARLLAPAVNGRAAVVELVVAMLLAMGLAWLVLPQNPLLLGLGFPWAWLLPVILALRYGTLIGVGSVLMLLGGWFFFEEAGAVSGPFPRMFFLGGLLLVLVAGQFGDIWGTRLARARAVNRYLDERLAALTKNHYLLRISHARLENDLLARPTTLRDTLSQLRGVAQDEAVRTGQPLAGAQPMLQVVAQACQLEAAALYASDGDKIDAAPAASVGPLFALDTTDPLVRHCLDTRQLAHLRAEGLQHDAQTRYVAVAPVLAGSDHLIGVLVVERMPFLSLTYENLQMLMVLLGYYADGVEHAGATRSIQAAAPGCPYSFALDYARLSRLRRETGIDSSVVALVFDLDPERDALFDQVVRSRRALDVAWPVVNSHHRAMLTLMPLSDAQAVSAYLVRIEDMLRAQFGTDFTSAGIGVYTLAVPGTGSEDALLKLLHRAQVDGAVAQTKVQAGEARHV; encoded by the coding sequence GTGGCCAATCCGGCTGACAACACACATCGCGCGCGGCAAGGGCAGGGCATCGGCCTGGGCGGACGCTATGCGCGCCTGCTGGCGCCCGCGGTGAATGGGCGCGCGGCCGTGGTCGAACTGGTGGTGGCGATGCTGCTGGCGATGGGGCTGGCCTGGCTGGTGCTGCCGCAGAACCCGCTGCTGCTGGGCCTGGGCTTTCCTTGGGCCTGGCTGCTGCCGGTGATCCTGGCGCTGCGCTATGGCACGCTGATCGGCGTGGGCAGCGTGCTGATGCTGCTGGGCGGGTGGTTCTTCTTCGAGGAGGCCGGCGCGGTCAGCGGCCCGTTCCCGCGCATGTTCTTCCTGGGCGGGCTGCTGCTGGTGCTGGTGGCCGGGCAGTTCGGCGATATCTGGGGCACGCGCCTGGCGCGCGCCCGCGCGGTCAACCGCTACCTGGACGAGCGCCTGGCGGCGCTGACCAAGAACCACTACCTGCTACGCATCTCGCACGCGCGGCTGGAGAACGACCTGCTGGCGCGGCCGACCACGCTGCGCGACACGCTGTCGCAGCTGCGCGGCGTGGCGCAGGACGAGGCAGTGCGCACCGGCCAGCCGCTGGCGGGCGCGCAGCCGATGCTGCAGGTGGTGGCGCAGGCGTGCCAGCTCGAGGCCGCCGCGCTCTACGCGAGCGACGGCGACAAGATCGACGCCGCCCCCGCGGCGAGCGTCGGCCCGCTCTTCGCGCTCGACACCACCGACCCGCTGGTGCGCCACTGCCTGGACACGCGCCAGCTCGCGCACCTGCGCGCCGAAGGCCTGCAGCATGATGCGCAGACCCGCTACGTGGCGGTGGCGCCGGTGCTGGCCGGCTCCGACCACCTGATCGGCGTGCTGGTGGTCGAGCGCATGCCGTTCCTGTCGCTGACCTATGAAAACCTGCAGATGCTGATGGTGCTGCTGGGCTACTACGCCGATGGCGTCGAGCATGCCGGCGCCACCCGTTCGATCCAGGCGGCAGCGCCGGGCTGCCCGTACTCGTTCGCGCTCGATTACGCGCGTCTGTCGCGGCTGCGGCGCGAGACCGGCATCGACAGCTCGGTGGTGGCGCTGGTGTTCGACCTGGACCCCGAGCGCGACGCGCTGTTCGACCAGGTGGTGCGCAGCCGGCGCGCGCTGGATGTGGCGTGGCCGGTGGTCAACAGCCATCACCGGGCCATGCTGACGCTGATGCCGCTGTCGGATGCGCAGGCGGTTTCCGCGTATCTGGTGCGTATCGAAGACATGCTGCGCGCGCAGTTCGGCACCGATTTCACCAGCGCGGGCATCGGCGTCTATACGCTGGCCGTGCCCGGCACCGGCTCGGAAGACGCGCTGCTCAAGCTGCTGCACCGCGCCCAGGTGGATGGCGCTGTGGCGCAGACGAAGGTGCAAGCCGGGGAAGCCCGCCATGTTTAA
- a CDS encoding signal peptidase, with translation MPAKPSKSAAPAERERLLPPALVLTFTAMVGVGLALMFPRETLRERLLGQGRTMDGLTVAYLEAWSKAAPDDPGFMAVLAEQYARSGRLDEAEAMLARMQALQRADLSATILRTRIDIAQQRTWAAQPDTPERAQFLAQAQALLKEATARRWTIAELQRLAMQARELGATDALAGFYRELARADRGHADFWNRQLAEIAVSGGNYRDAARALFAAQARAGTLAEQRALFLKAVQTLQSGNLLDEALAEAERHAGPLLDDPEVLRYLTRLALAANRPEQAARYVERLLKLSSLRHRPAAQAARMLAAAQPWAAQGVVFLDGPRGLALRDALQAAGVLQTRKAAASAADKAEGAAAEKPFNAEDHDLAYRVFLAAGKLDQAQRVAETAVRRLPGDLLWRERLAQVAEWNRQPAVALQNWLAYAQASNDERAWDHVLRLAPGLSDDAAYLVALRHRARAGDLRTVDAVVAAYERLGEPEQAMAFLDGLSRGPNAREIMERNAALAERAGKDGRAFTLYTELQERFGPRPAYALKLANSNYVHGRLRQALDAMLVARAAAGTAQGDALYWRTFTELARLNQRDDLLDEGYRKLTASISGPQEDPCRRQPEGSLRNDCADAQTTVQERDLANLLAYYDRSPIDAGRIAEAYWRKHGSQEALELTVYYYTQARAWARVERFLASLTPAQLRASEQSGRFLTYRAEYLRAIGQRERSMADLRRAANLPEASSQALGGLLWAQVDMGTDNEVRALMRRLKGEAEDSPDLWGAFAAGHMRFQDGRSALHYLRKLNDGKQADPLWLGLTADAYEAIGQTDTAWRTRRQAWVALHHGWAEGGRMHARLRADDEDDAVAEGDEPGLPSRAELRRQTVALGQVFASGDVSRALVIQMLRDDRAATAQARNAPRPAGAKSKLGDIAGLPPLDVAPPAAVVQREAAREKALSAAGRDVALAWALSSEANPLARAWLARHYARTLTRPAYAEIALALDSNDMDALDRVLERQAGRVPVTNQIEANLRLDRLGAAQTLAFEAQEVARTDDALQETLQDALLNNAQAIEPRVSFTHQKPLEYTEGSLAGGVRLWDGYDLNLRGSWRDQRSTDPTQLVNVPSSDRRADLSLGYQDNGKRWRATAGYREGLDTMATARFFGEWNRQGRLQFSTLAGLNQPADESAALRVGGAKDVAALGATYRIGLREFVGGRIEYSSFRGQDRSALGHGIVYDVEAGYKIRTAYPDYTVRVVGTHASYSANGGSLTPRMASLVPAGDAATPGFYMPQGFTQAGVLFGFGTGLLDEYTRKWRPFGEVGLLRDTRARQNFRMQLGVAGSVFGNDHLSLFVSHETAARNGGVPLTELGMRYRWLY, from the coding sequence ATGCCAGCCAAGCCGTCGAAGTCCGCTGCGCCGGCTGAGCGCGAGCGGCTGCTGCCGCCGGCGCTGGTACTGACCTTTACCGCGATGGTGGGAGTCGGCCTGGCACTGATGTTCCCGCGCGAGACGCTGCGCGAGCGCTTGCTGGGGCAGGGCCGCACCATGGACGGCCTGACCGTGGCGTACCTGGAAGCGTGGTCCAAGGCCGCGCCGGACGATCCGGGGTTCATGGCGGTGCTCGCCGAGCAATACGCGCGCAGCGGCCGGCTGGACGAGGCCGAGGCCATGCTGGCGCGCATGCAGGCGCTGCAGCGCGCCGACTTGTCCGCCACGATCCTGCGCACGCGCATCGACATCGCGCAGCAGCGTACCTGGGCGGCGCAGCCCGATACGCCTGAGCGCGCGCAGTTCCTGGCACAGGCGCAGGCCTTGCTCAAGGAAGCCACGGCGCGACGCTGGACCATTGCAGAGCTGCAGAGGCTGGCCATGCAGGCACGCGAGCTCGGCGCGACCGATGCACTGGCGGGCTTCTACCGCGAACTGGCGCGCGCCGACCGCGGCCATGCCGATTTCTGGAATCGCCAACTGGCCGAGATTGCGGTCTCCGGCGGCAACTACCGCGACGCCGCGCGCGCGCTGTTCGCGGCCCAGGCCCGCGCCGGCACGCTGGCCGAGCAGCGCGCGCTGTTCCTGAAGGCCGTGCAGACGCTGCAGTCCGGCAACCTGCTGGACGAGGCACTGGCCGAAGCCGAACGCCATGCCGGGCCGCTGCTCGACGATCCCGAGGTGCTGCGCTACCTGACCAGGCTGGCGCTGGCGGCCAACCGGCCGGAGCAGGCCGCCCGCTACGTGGAGCGGTTGCTGAAGCTGTCTTCGTTGCGGCACCGCCCGGCTGCGCAGGCGGCGCGCATGCTCGCCGCGGCGCAGCCGTGGGCCGCGCAAGGGGTGGTCTTCCTCGACGGCCCGCGCGGGCTGGCGCTGCGCGATGCGCTGCAGGCCGCCGGCGTGCTGCAAACGCGCAAGGCGGCCGCCAGTGCCGCTGACAAGGCCGAGGGCGCCGCCGCCGAGAAGCCCTTCAACGCCGAGGACCATGACCTCGCCTATCGCGTCTTCCTCGCCGCCGGCAAGCTTGACCAGGCCCAGCGCGTGGCCGAGACCGCAGTGCGCAGGCTGCCCGGCGACCTGCTGTGGCGCGAGCGCCTGGCGCAGGTGGCCGAATGGAACCGCCAGCCCGCAGTAGCATTGCAAAACTGGCTGGCGTACGCGCAGGCCAGCAACGACGAGCGCGCCTGGGACCATGTGCTGCGCCTGGCGCCGGGGCTGTCGGATGACGCCGCCTACCTGGTCGCGCTGCGCCACCGGGCGCGCGCCGGCGACCTGCGCACCGTGGACGCGGTGGTCGCCGCCTACGAGCGTCTGGGCGAGCCGGAACAGGCCATGGCCTTCCTGGACGGCCTCAGCCGCGGCCCCAATGCGCGCGAGATCATGGAGCGCAACGCGGCACTGGCCGAGCGCGCCGGCAAGGACGGGCGTGCCTTCACGCTCTACACCGAGCTGCAGGAGCGCTTCGGCCCGCGCCCCGCGTATGCGCTCAAGCTCGCCAACTCCAACTATGTGCATGGCCGCCTGAGGCAGGCGCTTGACGCCATGCTGGTTGCGCGCGCCGCCGCCGGCACGGCCCAGGGTGACGCGCTCTACTGGCGCACCTTCACCGAGCTGGCCAGGCTGAACCAGCGCGACGACCTGCTCGACGAGGGCTATCGCAAGCTGACGGCATCGATCTCCGGCCCGCAGGAGGACCCGTGCCGGCGCCAGCCCGAAGGCAGCCTGCGCAACGACTGCGCGGACGCGCAAACCACCGTGCAGGAACGCGACCTGGCCAACCTGCTGGCGTACTACGACCGCAGCCCGATCGATGCCGGCCGCATCGCCGAAGCCTACTGGCGCAAGCACGGCAGCCAGGAGGCGCTGGAGCTGACGGTCTACTACTACACCCAGGCGCGCGCCTGGGCGCGCGTCGAGCGCTTCCTGGCCAGTCTGACCCCGGCGCAGTTGCGGGCGTCCGAGCAATCGGGCCGCTTCCTGACCTACCGCGCCGAATACCTGCGCGCCATCGGCCAGCGCGAGCGCTCGATGGCAGACCTGCGTCGTGCCGCCAACCTGCCTGAAGCCAGCAGCCAGGCACTGGGCGGGCTGCTGTGGGCACAGGTCGACATGGGCACCGACAACGAAGTGCGCGCACTGATGCGCCGCCTGAAAGGCGAGGCAGAAGACAGCCCCGACCTGTGGGGCGCGTTCGCCGCCGGCCATATGCGCTTCCAGGACGGCCGCTCGGCGCTGCACTACCTGCGCAAGCTCAATGACGGCAAGCAGGCCGATCCGCTCTGGCTTGGCTTGACCGCCGACGCGTATGAGGCCATCGGACAAACCGACACCGCCTGGCGCACCCGCCGCCAGGCATGGGTGGCACTGCATCACGGCTGGGCCGAAGGCGGCCGCATGCATGCGCGGCTGCGCGCCGATGACGAAGACGATGCCGTGGCCGAGGGCGACGAGCCGGGCCTGCCGTCGCGCGCCGAACTGCGCCGCCAGACCGTGGCGCTGGGGCAGGTGTTCGCCTCGGGCGATGTGTCGCGCGCCCTGGTGATCCAGATGCTGCGCGACGACCGTGCCGCCACGGCGCAGGCGCGCAACGCGCCGCGGCCCGCCGGTGCGAAGTCGAAGCTGGGCGATATCGCCGGGCTGCCGCCGCTGGACGTGGCGCCGCCCGCAGCCGTGGTGCAGCGCGAGGCCGCGCGCGAAAAGGCATTATCCGCCGCCGGCCGCGACGTGGCGCTGGCCTGGGCCCTGTCGTCCGAGGCCAACCCGCTCGCGCGCGCCTGGCTCGCCAGGCACTACGCGCGCACGCTGACGCGCCCGGCCTATGCCGAGATCGCGCTGGCGCTGGACAGCAACGACATGGACGCGCTGGACCGCGTGCTGGAACGCCAGGCCGGCCGCGTGCCGGTAACCAACCAGATCGAGGCCAACCTGCGCCTGGACCGCCTCGGCGCCGCGCAGACGCTGGCGTTCGAGGCCCAGGAGGTGGCGCGCACCGACGACGCGCTGCAGGAGACCCTGCAGGACGCGCTGCTCAACAACGCCCAGGCGATCGAGCCGCGCGTCAGCTTCACGCACCAGAAGCCGCTGGAATACACCGAAGGCAGCCTGGCCGGCGGCGTGCGCCTGTGGGATGGCTATGACCTGAACCTGCGCGGCAGTTGGCGCGACCAGCGCAGCACGGACCCCACGCAGCTGGTGAACGTGCCGTCGTCCGACCGGCGCGCCGACCTGTCGCTGGGCTATCAAGACAACGGCAAGCGCTGGCGTGCCACGGCGGGCTACCGCGAAGGCCTGGACACCATGGCCACCGCGCGTTTCTTCGGCGAGTGGAACCGGCAGGGGCGCCTGCAGTTCAGCACGCTGGCGGGGTTGAACCAGCCCGCCGACGAATCCGCCGCGCTGCGCGTGGGCGGAGCCAAGGACGTGGCGGCGCTGGGCGCGACTTACCGCATCGGGCTGCGCGAGTTCGTCGGCGGCCGCATCGAGTACAGCAGCTTCCGCGGGCAGGACCGCAGCGCGCTGGGGCACGGCATCGTCTATGACGTCGAGGCCGGCTACAAGATCCGCACCGCCTATCCTGACTACACCGTGCGCGTGGTTGGCACGCATGCCAGCTACAGCGCCAACGGCGGCAGCCTGACGCCGCGCATGGCTTCGCTGGTGCCGGCCGGGGACGCGGCCACGCCGGGGTTCTACATGCCGCAGGGCTTTACCCAGGCGGGCGTGCTGTTCGGCTTCGGCACCGGGCTGCTGGACGAATACACGCGCAAGTGGCGCCCGTTCGGCGAAGTCGGGCTGCTGCGCGACACGCGCGCGCGCCAGAACTTCCGCATGCAGCTCGGCGTGGCCGGGTCGGTGTTCGGCAACGACCACCTGTCGCTGTTCGTCTCGCACGAGACCGCGGCGCGCAACGGCGGCGTGCCGCTGACGGAGCTGGGAATGCGCTACCGCTGGCTGTACTGA